In a single window of the Littorina saxatilis isolate snail1 linkage group LG3, US_GU_Lsax_2.0, whole genome shotgun sequence genome:
- the LOC138962662 gene encoding baculoviral IAP repeat-containing protein 7-B-like: MGDHRGRDIAPDEDRLNYRHPVSASSDVLPDRDVEEDGTSDAVGSIERRVFPSQRRQVANTATFYKSEENRLKTFRDWGYQEIVRKEDLARNGFMYTGSGDKVRCVYCNGMLRQWDRGDVVEVEHRRNYPDCPFILEENGVGNVPFHPTTNGYNHTEASYVPEVRSTTSARRDQGHDIDPIEDRCGAHRSQPAYTNGHHVSDAVSGANNSTGEDESGERCYSTSPRNPRMAVEPSRLATFDGWPAQMKQKPKELAQAGLYYTGDGDKVKCFHCDVLLYNWDPEDDPFVEHARWFPDCEYIRLVKGEDFVRDVKNGKNIHDHVMQTPAVQAVLFEGTSVEIVQKALDAMKAKDGPDIVISAERLLNTVLEIEDAEKGAVRLAETNKLSETYENLRKRHKCKICLDKDIEMVFDPCNHIACCASCSESLKTCPICRVRIKSMVKVYIS, encoded by the exons ATGGGAGATCATAGAGGTCGAGATATTGCACCCGATGAAGACAGGCTCAACTACAGGCATCCTGTATCAGCTTCCAGTGATGTGTTACCTGATCGCGATGTTGAAGAAGATGGAACTTCAGATGCTGTGGGAAGCATTGAACGGCGGGTGTTTCCGTCACAGAGACGACAGGTCGCCAATACAGCAACTTTTTACAAATCTGAAGAAAACAGGCTGAAAACATTTAGGGACTGGGGGTACCAAGAAATTGTGAGAAAAGAGGATCTTGCCAGAAACGGTTTCATGTACACTGGAAGTGGCGATAAG GTTCGCTGTGTATACTGTAACGGAATGCTTCGCCAGTGGGATCGTGGTGATGTGGTGGAAGTGGAACATCGGAGAAACTACCCAGATTGCCCTTTCATCTTAGAAGAGAACGGCGTCGGTAACGTTCCCTTCCATCCTACCACCAATGGCTACAACCACACAGAAGCCAGCTATGTTCCCGAGGTGAGGTCAACGACGTCGGCCAGAAGGGATCAAGGTCATGACATTGACCCCATTGAAGACCGGTGTGGGGCTCACAGGTCACAGCCTGCGTATACCAATGGTCATCATGTCAGCGATGCAGTGTCAGGCGCCAACAACTCAACGGGGGAAGATGAGTCCGGAGAAAGATGTTACTCCACCTCACCGAGGAATCCTCGTATGGCTGTTGAGCCTAGTAGGCTAGCGACCTTTGATGGGTGGCCGGCACAGATGAAACAGAAACCCAAAGAGCTTGCCCAGGCCGGTCTCTATTATACAG GTGATGGAGACAAAGTGAAATGTTTCCATTGTGATGTCCTCCTGTACAACTGGGATCCAGAAGACGACCCCTTTGTGGAACACGCTCGCTGGTTCCCTGACTGCGAGTACATCCGACTCGTAAAGGGAGAGGACTTCGTGCGCGACGTGAAGAATGGCAAGAATATCCACGATCATGTGATGCAAACACCGGCAGTGCAGGCAGTGTTGTTCGAAGGAACCAGCGTGGAAATTGTGCAAAAAGCCCTTGATGCAATGAAAGCTAAGGATG GCCCTGATATAGTTATCTCGGCAGAAAGGCTTCTCAATACAGTGCTGGAAATTGAAGATGCTGAGAAGGGCGCAGTCAGACTTGCAG AAACAAATAAACTGTCAGAAACATATGAAAACCTGCGAAAAAGACACAAGTGTAAAATCTGCCTGGACAAGGACATTGAGATGGTCTTCGACCCGTGCAATCACATTGCTTGCTGTGCTTCGTGCAGTGAGTCGCTCAAGACATGTCCCATCTGTAGAGTGAGAATCAAAAGCATGGTCAAGGTTTACATTTCATAA